The following nucleotide sequence is from Vibrio fluvialis.
CCAGTCAGTGCAACAGTAAAACGCAGACTGAAACGCCTGCGTTTTTTATTGGAGCCAGTGGGGCGCTGAAAGAATCAGTGGCTTAGAATAAATAGCGATTATTTTTCAAACACTGCTTGCATGGAAGCGGGTGATCTGTATAATGCAGCCCCACTGGTTAAGCCAGTTGTGAACCAATGAGCAGCGAGGAGCTGGCGAATCTCAGGATTCGTTAGGTAATGTAAACTCAGCTTATGTTCGCAGTTAATAAAAATTTAGCTTTCACTATCTTCGCGATAGTTCAGGTTAATCACCTATTAGCTGACAATGCGTCCTAATCTTGGATGCTACGGTTTCACATAAATCAATCGGCATTCTCTCGTCTTGACGAGTTTGAGTGGCGATATTGTTTGTGTAATTTTTTAATATTGGAGCTCTGTCTCATGCAGAACCAACGTATCCGTATCCGCCTAAAAGCATTCGATTACAAACTGATCGACGCTTCTACCGCGGAAATCGTTGAAACAGCTAAGCGCACTGGCGCACAGGTTCGTGGTCCAATCCCACTGCCAACTCGTAAAGAGCGTTTCACAGTTCTTATCTCTCCACACGTTAACAAAGATGCTCGTGATCAGTACGAAATCCGTACTCACAAACGTCTAATCGACATCGTTGAGCCAACAGACAAAACTGTTGATGCTCTGATGCGTCTAGACCTTGCTGCGGGCGTTGACGTACAAATTAGCCTAGGTTAAGGGAGATTAGAAGAATGATTGGTCTAATCGGTCGTAAAGTGGGCATGACCCGCGTATTTACTGAAGACGGCGTTTCTATTCCAGTAACTGTTGTTGAAGTTGAAGCAAACCGCGTTTCTCAAGTGAAAACTCTTGAAACTGACGGTTACGCTGCAATCCAGGTAACTGCTGGTTCTAAGAAAGCTAACCGCGTAAACAAAGCTGAAGCAGGTCACTTTGCTAAAGCTGGCGTTGAAGCTGGTCGCGGTCTTTGGGAATTCCGTTTGGAAAACGGTGAAGAGTTTGAAGTTGGTGCTGAACTGACTGTTGAACTGTTCAACGAAACTAAGAAAGTAGACGTTACTGGTACATCTAAGGGTAAAGGTTTCCAAGGCGCTGTTAAGCGTTGGAACTTCCGTACTCAAGATATGACTCACGGTAACTCATTGTCTCACCGTGCTCCTGGTTCTATCGGTCAATGTCAGACTCCAGGCCGCGTGTTCAAAGGCAAGAAGATGGCAGGTCACATGGGTGCTGAGCGTGTAACGACTCAAAACCTAGAGATCGTACGTGTTGACGCTGAGCGCAATCTGCTTCTTATTAAAGGTGCAGTCCCTGGCGCAACTGGCGGTAACGTGATCGTTAAACCAGCTGTTAAAGCATAACGTCTAGGAGTAAGTAATGGAATTGATGGTTAAAGGTGCTAACGCACTAACTGTTTCCGAAACTACTTTCGGACGTGAGTTCAACGAAGCTCTTGTACACCAAGTAGTTGTTGCGTACGCAGCAGGTGCTCGTCAAGGTACTCGTGCTCAAAAGACACGTTCAGAAGTTTCTGGCGGTGGCGCTAAGCCATGGCGTCAAAAAGGTACTGGCCGTGCACGTGCTGGTACAATTCGTAGCCCAATCTGGCGTACAGGTGGTGTTACTTTTGCTGCGAAACCACAAGATCACAGCCAAAAAGTAAACAAGAAAATGTACCGCGGTGCTATGAAGAGCATTCTGTCTGAGCTAGTTCGTCAAGAGCGTCTGATCGTTGTTGAAGAATTCTCAGTTGAAGCACCAAAAACTAAAGAGCTAGTAGCTAAGCTTAAAGAACTTGAGCTTAACGATGTACTAATCGTTACTGGCGAAGTAGACGAGAATCTGTTCTTAGCTGCTCGTAACCTGTACAAAGTTGACGTGCGTGACGCTTCTGGTATCGATCCAGTAAGCCTGATTGCATTTAACAAGGTTCTTATGACTGCTGCTGCAGTTAAGCAAGTTGAGGAGATGCTGGCATGATCCGTGAAGAGCGTCTACTAAAAGTTCTACGTGCACCGCACATCTCTGAAAAAGCAACTATGGCTGCTGAGAAAGCGAACACTATCGTTTTCAAAGTAGCAAAAGATGCAACTAAGAAAGAGATCAAAGCAGCTGTAGAAAAGCTATTTGAAGTTGAAGTTAAGTCTGTAAACACTCTTATCATTAAGGGTAAGACCAAGCGTCAAGGTCTACGCCAAGGCCGTCGTTCAGACGTGAAGAAAGCGTACGTAACTTTGAAAGAAGGTCAAGATCTTGACTTTGTTGGCGGCGCGGAATAACAGGAGTAGTTGAAAAATGGCTATTGTTAAATGTAAGCCGACTTCGGCTGGTCGTCGTCACGTAGTTAAAGTTGTTAACGCTGACCTGCACAAAGGTAAGCCTTACGCACCACTTCTAGAGAAAAACTCTAAGAACGGTGGTCGTAACAACAACGGTCGTATCACTGTTCGTCACATCGGTGGCGGTCACAAACAACACTACCGTGTAATCGACTTTAAACGTACTAAAGATGGCATCCCAGCGAAAGTTGAGCGCCTAGAATACGATCCAAACCGTAGCGCTAACATCGCTCTAGTTCTGTACGCAGACGGTGAGCGTCGTTACATCATTGCACCAAAAGGTATGCAAGCTGGTGACATTATCCAATCTGGTGTTGATGCACCGATCAAAGCGGGTAACACTCTGCCAATGCGCAATATCCCAGTAGGTTCTACAGTTCACTGTGTTGAACTGACTCCTGGTAAAGGTGCACAGCTAGCTCGTTCTGCGGGTGCATATGCTCAAATCGTTGCTCGCGACGGTTCATATGTAACTATCCGTCTACGTTCTGGCGAAATGCGTAAAGTATTGTCTGAAGGCCGTGCAACAATCGGCGAAGTAGGCAACTCTGAGCACATGCTACGTGAACTGGGTAAAGCTGGTGCTAGCCGCTGGCGCGGTGTTCGTCCAACCGTTCGCGGTGTGGTAATGAACCCGGTTGACCACCCACACGGTGGTGGTGAAGGCCGTACTTCTGGTGGTCGTCACCCTGTTTCTCCTTGGGGTATGCCAACTAAAGGCTTCAAGACCCGTAAGAACAAACGCACTGACAAGTACATCGTACGTCGTCGTAACAAGTAATCTATTTAAAGAGGAATCGCCATGCCACGTTCTCTCAAGAAGGGTCCATTTATTGACCTACACTTGCTGAAGAAGGTAGAGAAAGCGGTGGAAAGCGGAGACAAAAAGCCTATTAAGACTTGGTCCCGTCGTTCAATGATCATTCCAACAATGATCGGTTTGACCATCGCTGTCCATAATGGTCGTCAACACGTTCCAGTTTTTGTAACTGACGAGATGATCGGTCACAAACTGGGTGAATTTGCACCAACTCGCACTTACCGCGGTCACGCTGCGGATAAGAAAGCTAAGAAGCGTTAAGGAGTAAATAATGGAAGCATTAGCTAAACATAACTTTGCTCGCATTTCGCCTCAGAAAGCTCGCTTAGTTGCAGATCAAATCCGTGGTAAATCAGTTGACCAGGCTCTACAAGTTCTGACTTTCAGCAACAAAAAAGCTGCTGAACTGATCAAGAAAGTTCTAGAGTCAGCTATCGCGAACGCGGAGCACAACGAAGGTGCTGATATCGACGACCTACGTGTCGCTAAAATCTTCGTAGATGAGGGCCCAGTCATGAAGCGTATTATGCCTCGTGCTAAAGGCCGTGCGGATCGTATCTTGAAGCGTTCAAGCCACATCACTGTGGTTGTCGCAGATCGCTAAGAGACTAGGAGAGTAAGCAATGGGTCAAAAAGTACATCCAAATGGTATTCGTCTAGGCATCGTTAAGCCTTGGAATGCTACATGGTTTGCTAACACCAAAGATTTCGCTGACAACCTAGACGGCGACTTCAAGGTACGTCAGTTCCTAACTAAAGAACTGTCAAAAGCGTCTCTTTCACGCATCGTTATCGAGCGTCCTGCTAAGAGCATCCGTGTGACTATTCACACTGCTCGTCCAGGCGTTGTAATCGGTAAGAAAGGTGAAGACGTTGAGAAGCTACGCGCAGCAGTAGCGAAAATCGCAGGTGTACCAGCGCAA
It contains:
- the rpsJ gene encoding 30S ribosomal protein S10, with the translated sequence MQNQRIRIRLKAFDYKLIDASTAEIVETAKRTGAQVRGPIPLPTRKERFTVLISPHVNKDARDQYEIRTHKRLIDIVEPTDKTVDALMRLDLAAGVDVQISLG
- the rplC gene encoding 50S ribosomal protein L3, yielding MIGLIGRKVGMTRVFTEDGVSIPVTVVEVEANRVSQVKTLETDGYAAIQVTAGSKKANRVNKAEAGHFAKAGVEAGRGLWEFRLENGEEFEVGAELTVELFNETKKVDVTGTSKGKGFQGAVKRWNFRTQDMTHGNSLSHRAPGSIGQCQTPGRVFKGKKMAGHMGAERVTTQNLEIVRVDAERNLLLIKGAVPGATGGNVIVKPAVKA
- the rplD gene encoding 50S ribosomal protein L4, translating into MELMVKGANALTVSETTFGREFNEALVHQVVVAYAAGARQGTRAQKTRSEVSGGGAKPWRQKGTGRARAGTIRSPIWRTGGVTFAAKPQDHSQKVNKKMYRGAMKSILSELVRQERLIVVEEFSVEAPKTKELVAKLKELELNDVLIVTGEVDENLFLAARNLYKVDVRDASGIDPVSLIAFNKVLMTAAAVKQVEEMLA
- the rplW gene encoding 50S ribosomal protein L23 — translated: MIREERLLKVLRAPHISEKATMAAEKANTIVFKVAKDATKKEIKAAVEKLFEVEVKSVNTLIIKGKTKRQGLRQGRRSDVKKAYVTLKEGQDLDFVGGAE
- the rplB gene encoding 50S ribosomal protein L2 — its product is MAIVKCKPTSAGRRHVVKVVNADLHKGKPYAPLLEKNSKNGGRNNNGRITVRHIGGGHKQHYRVIDFKRTKDGIPAKVERLEYDPNRSANIALVLYADGERRYIIAPKGMQAGDIIQSGVDAPIKAGNTLPMRNIPVGSTVHCVELTPGKGAQLARSAGAYAQIVARDGSYVTIRLRSGEMRKVLSEGRATIGEVGNSEHMLRELGKAGASRWRGVRPTVRGVVMNPVDHPHGGGEGRTSGGRHPVSPWGMPTKGFKTRKNKRTDKYIVRRRNK
- the rpsS gene encoding 30S ribosomal protein S19: MPRSLKKGPFIDLHLLKKVEKAVESGDKKPIKTWSRRSMIIPTMIGLTIAVHNGRQHVPVFVTDEMIGHKLGEFAPTRTYRGHAADKKAKKR
- the rplV gene encoding 50S ribosomal protein L22, which produces MEALAKHNFARISPQKARLVADQIRGKSVDQALQVLTFSNKKAAELIKKVLESAIANAEHNEGADIDDLRVAKIFVDEGPVMKRIMPRAKGRADRILKRSSHITVVVADR